In Thalassospira sp. ER-Se-21-Dark, one genomic interval encodes:
- a CDS encoding TAXI family TRAP transporter solute-binding subunit, whose product MKKLIAVAGAVAAIAGASLFAGQASAQENRFITIGTGGVTGVYYPTGGAICRLVNKDRKEHGIRCSVESTGGSVYNINTIRTGELDMGVAQSDWQYHAYNGTSKFEDQGPFEDLRAVFSVHPEPFTVVARADAGIKTFDDLKGKRVNIGNPGSGQRGTMDIVLAAKGWTLDDFSLASELKPAEQSQALCDNKIDAMIYTVGHPSGSIQEATTACDSVLVEVAGPEIEKLIADNPYYRAATIPGGMYRGNPDDVVTFGVGATFVSSTNTDADIVYNVVKAVFENFDDFKKLHPAFEVLKKEEMIKDGLSAPLHDGAAQYYKEAGLM is encoded by the coding sequence ATGAAAAAACTTATCGCTGTAGCGGGTGCAGTCGCTGCGATTGCTGGCGCCTCGCTGTTTGCCGGTCAGGCCTCGGCACAGGAAAACCGTTTCATCACCATCGGTACCGGTGGTGTGACTGGTGTGTACTATCCGACCGGTGGCGCGATCTGCCGTCTGGTCAACAAGGATCGCAAAGAGCACGGCATTCGTTGCTCGGTCGAATCCACGGGTGGTTCGGTTTACAACATCAACACCATTCGTACCGGCGAGCTGGACATGGGTGTTGCCCAGTCTGACTGGCAGTACCATGCCTATAACGGGACTTCGAAATTCGAAGACCAGGGTCCGTTCGAAGACCTGCGCGCTGTATTCTCCGTCCATCCGGAGCCGTTCACCGTTGTTGCCCGTGCAGATGCCGGCATCAAGACCTTTGACGACCTCAAAGGCAAGCGCGTGAACATCGGTAACCCGGGTTCCGGTCAGCGCGGCACCATGGACATCGTTCTTGCTGCCAAAGGCTGGACCCTTGATGACTTCTCGCTGGCATCCGAACTGAAGCCGGCTGAGCAGTCCCAGGCGCTTTGCGACAACAAGATCGACGCTATGATCTACACCGTTGGTCACCCGTCCGGTTCGATCCAGGAAGCAACCACTGCCTGTGATTCGGTTCTGGTTGAAGTTGCTGGCCCGGAAATTGAAAAGCTGATCGCTGACAACCCGTACTACCGTGCAGCCACCATCCCGGGCGGCATGTATCGTGGTAACCCGGATGATGTTGTGACCTTTGGTGTCGGTGCGACCTTTGTGTCCTCGACCAACACCGATGCCGACATCGTCTACAACGTTGTCAAAGCAGTCTTTGAAAACTTCGACGACTTCAAAAAGCTGCATCCGGCATTTGAAGTCCTGAAAAAAGAAGAAATGATCAAGGACGGCCTGTCGGCTCCGCTGCATGACGGCGCAGCTCAGTACTACAAAGAAGCTGGCCTGATGTAA
- a CDS encoding 3-keto-5-aminohexanoate cleavage protein, with amino-acid sequence MGYGDKPFLIASAPNGARKTKADLPNIPITPAEVARTALECKAAGASMMHLHVRDEDQKHSLDVGRYREMLNEVRSSVGDDMLLQVTTEAVGIYTAQQQMELIRNLLPEAVSIAVREIAPVDADLNALKSFFEFMREAKISPQLILYAPDDVARFNQLVEIGVLPGDKFPVLFVLGRYTAGQVSQPSDLLPFIGSSPYVSEWMLCAFGAYENACILTGAGLGGHARIGFENNHLRVDGSPASNNADLIAQAHDGSILMGRKIATGEQARQIMQPMW; translated from the coding sequence ATGGGATATGGCGACAAACCGTTTCTGATTGCCTCCGCCCCCAATGGTGCGCGCAAAACAAAGGCCGATTTGCCAAACATTCCGATCACGCCAGCCGAAGTCGCAAGGACGGCTTTGGAATGCAAGGCCGCCGGTGCATCGATGATGCATCTGCATGTTCGCGATGAGGATCAGAAGCACAGCCTTGATGTTGGTCGTTATCGGGAAATGCTGAACGAGGTCAGATCATCGGTTGGTGACGATATGCTGTTGCAAGTCACGACCGAGGCGGTTGGCATCTATACCGCCCAGCAGCAGATGGAACTGATCAGAAACCTGCTGCCAGAAGCGGTATCAATCGCTGTGCGTGAAATTGCACCCGTCGATGCGGACCTCAATGCGCTGAAATCGTTTTTCGAATTTATGCGCGAGGCAAAGATCTCGCCGCAGCTGATCCTTTATGCGCCTGATGATGTCGCGCGGTTCAATCAGCTCGTTGAAATTGGTGTTCTGCCTGGTGACAAGTTCCCGGTTCTGTTCGTGCTAGGCCGTTACACCGCTGGTCAGGTGTCTCAGCCTTCTGATCTTTTGCCATTTATAGGATCCAGCCCGTATGTCTCGGAATGGATGTTGTGTGCTTTCGGGGCATATGAAAATGCCTGCATTCTGACGGGTGCTGGACTGGGTGGTCATGCGCGTATCGGATTTGAAAATAATCACCTTAGGGTTGACGGATCGCCTGCTTCGAACAATGCTGATCTTATTGCCCAGGCACATGATGGTTCGATCCTGATGGGGCGGAAGATCGCGACAGGTGAACAGGCCCGCCAGATTATGCAACCCATGTGGTAG
- a CDS encoding aspartate aminotransferase family protein, which yields MTNASNSARSSVPAPNAGTRVLHRTSTSTPPRAVRGEGIYIFDQNGKSYLDACGGAAVSCLGHSDPDVRAAMHAQIDQIAYAHSGFFSSDAMEELADELVASAPDGIDKVYFVSGGSEATEAALKMARQYFLEIGQPDRKYVIARRQSYHGNTLGALSVGGNMWRRKQFEPLLITASHIAPVYQYRDQRDDETPEAYGLRVANELETAILELGAESVAAFVAEPVVGATAGALAPVPGYFKRVREICDQYGVLLILDEVMCGMGRTGTLHAIEQEGISGDLQTIAKGLGAGYQPIGAVLVSKKINDAIANGSGFFQHGHTYQGHATACAAALATQRAIKERNLLANVVKQGENLVAALEAKLGQHPFVGDIRGRGLFRGVELVADRETKDPFDPILKINAKIKKAAFARGLMAYPMGGTIDGVRGDHVLFAPAFIIDENDVAKIVDMFAGALDDVFKAEGLA from the coding sequence ATGACCAATGCGTCAAACTCTGCCCGATCTTCTGTGCCGGCCCCGAATGCCGGAACTCGTGTTCTGCACCGCACGAGCACATCCACCCCGCCGCGCGCCGTCAGGGGGGAGGGGATCTATATTTTTGACCAGAACGGGAAGAGTTATCTTGATGCCTGCGGAGGGGCAGCCGTGTCATGCCTTGGTCATTCCGATCCGGATGTCCGTGCTGCCATGCATGCGCAGATTGATCAGATTGCCTATGCCCATTCCGGGTTCTTTTCATCCGATGCGATGGAAGAACTGGCCGATGAACTGGTCGCATCGGCGCCCGACGGCATCGACAAAGTCTATTTTGTTTCCGGCGGGTCAGAGGCCACCGAAGCAGCCCTTAAAATGGCGCGCCAGTACTTTCTCGAAATCGGCCAGCCGGACCGTAAATACGTCATCGCCCGTCGCCAATCCTATCACGGCAATACCCTTGGCGCGTTGTCGGTTGGTGGCAATATGTGGCGGCGCAAACAGTTTGAACCGCTTCTGATCACCGCAAGTCACATCGCACCTGTTTATCAGTATCGTGACCAGCGTGACGATGAAACGCCAGAGGCCTATGGCCTTCGCGTTGCCAACGAACTGGAAACCGCGATCCTTGAGCTTGGGGCGGAAAGCGTTGCGGCATTCGTGGCCGAGCCGGTTGTCGGGGCAACGGCGGGTGCGCTTGCCCCAGTGCCGGGTTACTTCAAGCGCGTGCGCGAAATTTGCGATCAATATGGTGTGTTGTTGATCCTTGATGAAGTCATGTGCGGCATGGGCCGCACCGGCACCCTGCATGCGATTGAGCAGGAAGGCATTTCTGGCGATCTGCAAACCATCGCCAAGGGGCTTGGGGCAGGTTACCAGCCGATTGGTGCCGTGCTTGTGTCAAAGAAAATCAACGATGCCATTGCCAATGGATCGGGTTTCTTCCAGCACGGTCACACCTATCAGGGGCATGCAACCGCCTGTGCGGCTGCACTTGCGACCCAACGCGCCATCAAGGAACGCAACCTTTTGGCCAATGTCGTCAAACAGGGGGAAAACCTTGTCGCGGCACTTGAGGCAAAACTGGGCCAGCACCCGTTTGTTGGTGATATCCGCGGACGTGGCCTGTTTCGCGGGGTGGAGCTTGTCGCAGATCGTGAAACCAAGGACCCGTTCGATCCTATCCTTAAAATCAATGCCAAGATCAAGAAGGCGGCCTTTGCACGCGGACTGATGGCCTATCCGATGGGCGGTACTATTGATGGCGTTCGCGGTGACCATGTGTTGTTTGCCCCGGCCTTCATCATTGATGAAAACGATGTCGCCAAGATCGTCGATATGTTTGCAGGTGCGCTTGATGATGTCTTTAAGGCCGAGGGATTGGCGTGA
- a CDS encoding MurR/RpiR family transcriptional regulator, whose protein sequence is MGLQTDLREKLISDYAKLSPQMQKAARYILDHPNDVALRSMRALARAANVPPSTVTRLMTAIGVETWQDFRDHYQSRLLDQPASYTRRARETQKTDNDVDRDQHLLESICRTEIDNISDAYSPDLVSRMIATCEAIENARQVFIVGRGAAYPAAFQFAYAYRLFCDNGVLVDGHSGTFGDELRGIGRRDIMIAVGAKPYIRDTVRAVEFARSQHCPVIAVTDSDVSPIAMDAHCKLVVRDTSQSFFQSFTAALSVMQALVALLVARGGPKALQRIAAAEEQLAVFDTYLED, encoded by the coding sequence ATGGGTTTGCAAACTGATCTGCGTGAAAAGCTGATTTCGGACTACGCAAAGCTTAGTCCGCAAATGCAAAAGGCTGCGCGTTATATCCTGGATCATCCAAATGATGTCGCCTTGCGTTCCATGCGGGCACTGGCCCGTGCAGCAAATGTGCCGCCAAGTACGGTCACTCGTCTGATGACTGCGATTGGCGTCGAGACCTGGCAGGACTTCCGGGATCATTATCAAAGCCGGTTGCTTGATCAGCCCGCAAGCTACACCCGCCGCGCGCGCGAAACGCAAAAGACCGACAATGATGTCGACCGGGACCAGCATCTTCTTGAAAGCATTTGCCGCACCGAAATCGACAATATCAGCGACGCTTACTCGCCGGATCTTGTGTCACGCATGATTGCGACCTGCGAGGCGATTGAAAATGCCCGTCAGGTGTTCATCGTCGGGCGGGGGGCGGCATATCCGGCCGCGTTCCAGTTTGCCTATGCCTATCGGCTGTTTTGCGACAATGGCGTCCTGGTCGATGGCCATTCCGGTACTTTTGGCGATGAACTGCGTGGCATTGGGCGACGTGACATCATGATTGCTGTCGGGGCAAAACCCTATATCCGCGATACGGTGCGTGCGGTTGAGTTTGCCCGGTCCCAGCATTGCCCGGTCATCGCAGTAACAGACTCTGATGTTTCACCGATTGCGATGGATGCGCATTGCAAACTTGTGGTGCGCGACACCTCGCAGTCGTTTTTCCAAAGTTTTACCGCCGCCCTTTCCGTGATGCAGGCCCTTGTTGCCCTGCTGGTCGCGCGGGGCGGCCCCAAGGCCCTGCAACGGATTGCCGCTGCAGAAGAACAACTCGCTGTCTTTGACACATATCTCGAAGACTAG
- a CDS encoding response regulator yields METKIIEALNQAQTGIALFDADERIVFANPAWEQLISGIAEEDLIFNETELADGGMLSVCFVKPQVPQSERIEATSSANDAKIGTVIIADDSESNRMVARRILQAEGYGIVEASNGQTVLNMLKRGVNADLILMDVEMPDMDGLHTTRRIRHMSGPVSRTPIIALSAHQSRDWNVIARQSGVDDFINKPIQRQKLIKTMQELITRRSGTTGDPNAAQKRSKGARIGRPYRPESLTSPVLDVRILEQLYTDAGDEGAGCGIEIFINETESRLVKIDKALSEDDMTTVRNEVHALKSTSGTFGLRQLSELCETTQSVFEDNDPDEDRLLSLSRQVVQLAPTALTALNLYRRSRSISSAPHI; encoded by the coding sequence ATGGAAACGAAGATCATCGAGGCCCTTAATCAGGCACAGACAGGCATTGCGCTGTTTGATGCAGACGAACGGATTGTCTTTGCCAATCCGGCGTGGGAACAATTGATCTCCGGGATTGCCGAGGAAGACCTGATCTTCAATGAGACCGAACTTGCCGATGGCGGCATGCTTTCGGTGTGCTTCGTCAAGCCGCAAGTCCCTCAGTCCGAGCGGATTGAAGCGACCAGTTCCGCCAATGATGCCAAAATCGGCACCGTCATCATTGCCGATGACAGCGAAAGCAACCGCATGGTGGCGCGCCGCATTCTGCAGGCCGAGGGATATGGCATTGTCGAGGCCAGCAATGGCCAGACGGTGCTGAACATGCTCAAGCGCGGGGTGAATGCCGACCTGATCCTGATGGATGTCGAAATGCCCGATATGGACGGGCTGCACACCACCCGCCGCATCCGCCATATGAGTGGGCCGGTTTCGCGCACGCCGATCATTGCATTATCCGCCCATCAGTCACGTGACTGGAATGTCATTGCCCGCCAATCCGGTGTTGATGATTTCATCAACAAACCCATCCAGCGGCAAAAACTGATCAAAACCATGCAGGAACTGATCACCCGGCGCAGCGGCACCACAGGCGATCCGAACGCAGCCCAAAAACGCAGCAAGGGTGCGCGGATCGGTCGTCCGTATCGCCCGGAATCCCTGACCAGTCCGGTTCTCGATGTGCGTATTCTTGAACAGCTTTACACCGATGCCGGGGACGAAGGTGCGGGATGCGGTATCGAGATTTTCATCAATGAAACGGAATCCCGTCTGGTCAAGATCGACAAGGCCCTGTCAGAAGATGACATGACCACGGTCCGCAACGAAGTTCATGCGCTTAAAAGCACATCCGGGACCTTTGGACTGCGCCAGCTTTCCGAACTTTGCGAAACCACCCAATCCGTATTCGAAGACAATGATCCGGATGAAGACCGCCTGTTGTCACTCTCGCGCCAAGTGGTACAACTGGCCCCGACGGCCCTGACCGCGCTCAATCTGTATCGCAGATCACGCAGTATCAGCAGCGCTCCCCATATCTGA
- the asnB gene encoding asparagine synthase (glutamine-hydrolyzing), whose product MCGIAGATQPDDHSAVDTMLQRLAHRGPDGSGVWSDPNGKIALGCVRLATTDLTGQANQPLISTDGRFVLVFNGYIAGHQRKIQAATRDGLTFQTRNDAELVLQLMSNAIRQGSDPAKVLQTLSGQYALALWDVAQSCLWLARDPLGIKPLYVLSRPGGHIAFASEISAFSAISPLVRDERVKSTYLAHLFVPAPDTGKEAVKLRPPGTLMRWHAGEVSTDHIAHPVYRADKASQIPTAGDLLSAVRQSVADAMDADCEVGCLVSGGLDSAGVAALACDIARERGQNFPKAFVMGFDDPALDETEAAQKLCRHLGQELHVVAAPTQPEDIYQELVAALKSVGGPFANPSIVLMRCLAKAVSGNVKVCLSGDGGDELFGGYPRYRAAQFYETYWRHVPRPLRRLTAKLYDAGTRREIHRFLAGGSGARNHAFAVWNNRCVIPECDARIAQCPDLRGSLTDAMMHFDRDVTLPGNQLLMSDRCGMAHGLEYRLPLLGHDVVRIAGAVTAKQHLKYGPKSLWRQAVIPYLPAGHVQHHKIGFNPPVATWLLGVARYLWGDANRILEAIFADVAITFDRKTAYWKRAVSGKDLDMTLSVWALMVWQIWLELDGSDMGSAADTA is encoded by the coding sequence ATGTGTGGCATCGCGGGCGCAACCCAACCAGACGATCACAGTGCCGTCGATACGATGCTTCAACGACTTGCCCATCGGGGGCCGGACGGCTCGGGTGTCTGGTCTGATCCAAATGGAAAGATAGCCCTTGGCTGCGTACGCCTTGCCACCACCGATCTGACGGGGCAGGCCAACCAACCGCTTATCAGCACGGACGGGCGATTTGTTCTGGTTTTCAACGGTTATATCGCGGGACATCAGCGCAAGATACAGGCGGCAACCCGCGACGGCCTGACATTCCAAACCCGGAATGATGCGGAACTTGTTTTGCAATTGATGTCCAACGCAATCCGGCAGGGAAGTGATCCTGCAAAGGTACTCCAAACCTTGTCGGGGCAATATGCGCTTGCCTTGTGGGATGTGGCGCAATCCTGTCTGTGGCTGGCGCGTGATCCGCTGGGCATCAAACCGCTTTATGTTTTGAGCCGTCCAGGCGGTCACATTGCCTTTGCGTCAGAGATATCGGCGTTTTCTGCAATTTCTCCGCTGGTGCGGGATGAGAGAGTCAAATCGACATATCTTGCCCATCTGTTTGTGCCCGCACCCGACACCGGGAAAGAGGCCGTAAAACTTCGTCCACCCGGTACGCTCATGCGCTGGCACGCGGGCGAGGTTTCTACAGACCACATCGCGCACCCGGTATATCGGGCCGACAAGGCTTCGCAGATACCGACGGCGGGCGACCTATTGTCTGCTGTTCGTCAATCGGTTGCTGATGCGATGGATGCGGATTGCGAAGTGGGATGTCTGGTTTCGGGTGGACTGGATAGTGCGGGTGTCGCGGCATTGGCGTGCGATATTGCGCGCGAACGTGGACAGAATTTTCCCAAGGCATTCGTGATGGGGTTTGATGATCCGGCCCTTGATGAAACGGAAGCTGCGCAAAAACTCTGTCGGCATCTCGGGCAAGAGCTGCATGTCGTTGCAGCCCCGACGCAGCCAGAGGACATCTATCAGGAGCTTGTGGCGGCCTTGAAAAGTGTCGGCGGGCCCTTTGCCAATCCGTCGATTGTCCTGATGCGCTGCCTTGCAAAAGCGGTGAGCGGGAATGTCAAAGTATGTCTGTCAGGCGATGGCGGGGATGAGTTGTTTGGCGGCTATCCGCGATATCGGGCCGCACAGTTTTACGAGACATATTGGCGTCACGTGCCAAGACCTTTGCGGCGACTGACAGCAAAGCTGTATGACGCTGGCACTCGACGGGAAATCCATCGCTTTCTTGCGGGCGGTTCAGGGGCGCGCAATCATGCCTTTGCCGTTTGGAACAACCGGTGTGTGATACCCGAATGCGATGCCAGAATTGCGCAGTGTCCTGATTTGCGCGGCAGCCTGACAGACGCGATGATGCATTTTGATCGCGATGTGACGCTTCCAGGTAATCAGCTTTTGATGTCGGATCGTTGCGGGATGGCCCATGGGCTTGAATATCGGTTGCCGCTTTTGGGGCATGATGTTGTGCGCATCGCGGGGGCAGTTACCGCGAAGCAACACCTTAAATACGGTCCAAAATCCCTGTGGCGTCAGGCCGTAATCCCCTACCTGCCAGCGGGGCATGTTCAACACCACAAGATCGGCTTTAATCCGCCTGTCGCAACGTGGCTTTTGGGTGTCGCCCGATATCTGTGGGGGGATGCGAACCGAATTCTTGAGGCGATCTTCGCTGATGTCGCCATTACGTTTGATCGCAAGACGGCATATTGGAAGCGCGCCGTTTCGGGCAAGGATCTGGATATGACGCTTAGTGTCTGGGCGCTGATGGTCTGGCAAATCTGGCTTGAACTGGATGGATCAGATATGGGGAGCGCTGCTGATACTGCGTGA
- a CDS encoding ribbon-helix-helix domain-containing protein: MEDAVRKRSVTIAGHRTSFSLEDAFWEELVGIAQRRAMTLAELVVEIDTDREGNLSSALRLFVLRDLQSRLAGGAGGAEPSDPESLSDQN; the protein is encoded by the coding sequence ATGGAAGATGCCGTTCGTAAAAGATCAGTGACAATTGCCGGGCACCGGACCAGTTTCTCGCTTGAAGATGCATTCTGGGAAGAATTGGTCGGCATTGCTCAACGTCGCGCCATGACGCTGGCTGAACTGGTTGTCGAAATTGATACCGACCGCGAAGGCAATTTGTCGAGTGCACTGCGGCTGTTTGTCCTGCGCGACCTGCAAAGTCGATTGGCCGGTGGCGCGGGCGGAGCTGAACCGTCCGATCCTGAAAGCCTCAGCGACCAGAATTAA
- a CDS encoding phosphodiesterase, whose protein sequence is MKFIHLSDLHILARNDVSRLPDAAATLRKVIEEVNTYHADAEICIITGDITHRGTPEQYENAVDILSDLAIPYLIIPGNHDIREAFCDAFPTTETDTHGFVNFGQTFNGVRFVMMDSIVPGHHHGTLCAQRLDWLRDELTAHRDTPTFLFMHHPPMAMGLPFMDTIRLDAEDALGEIVSSNPQIKHLFFGHLHRPATGTWLGVPFVLGNSTQSGEPLDFRHEKEEELQDPNPLGPGYGIAFADAKGGLRYHFNFVKFDMQL, encoded by the coding sequence ATGAAATTCATACATCTTTCCGACCTTCACATTCTGGCGCGAAATGACGTGTCGCGTCTGCCCGATGCGGCCGCGACGCTCCGCAAGGTCATTGAAGAGGTAAACACCTATCATGCGGATGCGGAAATCTGCATCATCACCGGCGACATCACCCACCGCGGCACACCGGAACAGTATGAAAATGCTGTCGATATTTTATCTGATCTTGCCATTCCCTATCTGATTATTCCGGGCAATCACGACATCCGCGAAGCATTTTGTGATGCCTTTCCGACAACCGAAACCGACACCCACGGCTTTGTCAATTTCGGGCAAACCTTCAACGGTGTGCGTTTTGTCATGATGGACAGCATCGTTCCCGGCCACCATCACGGCACGCTGTGCGCACAACGCCTTGACTGGTTGCGCGATGAATTGACCGCGCATCGGGATACGCCAACCTTCCTGTTCATGCATCATCCGCCAATGGCAATGGGCCTACCGTTTATGGATACCATCCGCTTGGATGCCGAAGACGCACTTGGTGAAATCGTATCAAGCAACCCGCAGATCAAACATCTGTTCTTTGGCCATCTGCATCGCCCGGCGACAGGTACCTGGCTGGGCGTGCCGTTCGTTTTGGGCAACAGCACCCAGTCCGGCGAACCACTTGATTTCCGCCATGAGAAAGAAGAAGAGCTTCAGGACCCCAATCCGCTTGGACCGGGTTACGGGATTGCCTTTGCCGATGCCAAGGGCGGGCTTCGGTATCACTTCAATTTCGTGAAGTTCGATATGCAATTGTGA
- the queG gene encoding tRNA epoxyqueuosine(34) reductase QueG — MTTNTRQNITFEMLQAKAREIGFDVCGVARPKIDARNQQRLDEFVAGGEYGSMAWMNDPERLPRRRDPEMLWPDVKSVIVLGSNYGPAENPMALLDHPDRAMISVYAKNKDYHDLIKKRLKQLARWVVEQSGGAEQVKVFVDTAPVLEKPLGQASGIGWQGKHTNLVSREFGSWLFLGEIFTTHDFPEAEPEIDHCGSCTKCLSACPTDAFPAPYKLDARRCISYLTIEHDGPIPPEFRKPMGNRIYGCDDCLAVCPWNKFASRTEELAFIPRVELTAPRLADFLDLDDAGFRAFFTGSPIKRIGRAKFLRNVLIAAGNSKAPRLIPRIENLLSDESALIRASAVWALSQLMSAAEFASLKDIHAKIESDPVVLVEWDQASHAA, encoded by the coding sequence ATGACCACCAATACGCGCCAAAATATCACGTTTGAAATGCTTCAGGCCAAAGCCCGTGAAATCGGCTTTGATGTCTGTGGAGTGGCGCGTCCGAAAATTGATGCGCGTAATCAGCAACGTCTTGATGAATTTGTCGCGGGTGGTGAATACGGTTCTATGGCGTGGATGAATGATCCTGAACGTTTGCCGCGTCGGCGCGATCCGGAAATGCTGTGGCCTGATGTCAAATCAGTGATTGTGCTTGGCAGTAATTATGGGCCGGCGGAAAATCCGATGGCACTGTTGGATCATCCCGACCGGGCGATGATTTCGGTCTATGCCAAGAACAAGGATTATCACGACCTGATCAAAAAGCGCCTGAAGCAATTGGCGCGCTGGGTTGTTGAACAGTCGGGCGGGGCGGAACAGGTCAAGGTTTTCGTCGATACCGCGCCGGTTCTGGAAAAGCCGTTGGGGCAGGCATCGGGAATTGGCTGGCAGGGAAAGCACACCAACCTTGTGTCGCGCGAATTTGGCAGTTGGTTGTTTCTGGGCGAGATTTTTACGACCCATGATTTCCCGGAAGCGGAACCGGAAATCGATCATTGCGGGTCGTGCACCAAATGCCTGTCGGCCTGTCCGACGGATGCCTTTCCGGCCCCCTATAAGCTTGATGCGCGCAGATGCATTTCGTATCTGACGATCGAGCATGACGGGCCGATCCCGCCGGAATTCCGTAAACCGATGGGCAATCGCATTTATGGCTGTGATGATTGTCTGGCCGTGTGCCCTTGGAACAAGTTTGCCAGCCGGACAGAAGAACTAGCCTTTATCCCGCGCGTCGAACTGACGGCGCCACGATTGGCCGATTTCCTTGATCTGGATGACGCCGGATTTCGCGCGTTCTTTACCGGATCGCCGATCAAGCGGATTGGTAGGGCGAAGTTCCTGCGCAATGTTCTGATTGCGGCAGGCAATAGCAAGGCACCGCGCCTGATCCCGCGCATTGAAAATCTGCTGTCAGATGAAAGTGCGCTGATCCGTGCCAGTGCGGTCTGGGCCCTGTCGCAACTGATGAGTGCTGCTGAATTTGCCAGCCTCAAGGACATTCACGCCAAAATCGAAAGTGACCCGGTTGTTCTGGTGGAATGGGATCAGGCCAGTCACGCCGCCTGA
- the queF gene encoding preQ(1) synthase: protein MADQTIYDNLTMLGGDTKQPASPDEAVLERVQNPQAGTDYCVRFVAPEFTSLCPITGQPDFAHLVIDYVPGDWLVESKSLKLFLTSFRNHGSFHEDCTIKVGKRIVETLDPKWLRIGGYWYPRGGIPIDVFYQTGPAPEGVWIPEQGVAPYRGRG, encoded by the coding sequence ATGGCTGATCAAACCATCTACGACAACCTGACCATGCTGGGCGGCGACACCAAGCAGCCGGCATCGCCAGACGAAGCGGTTCTGGAACGCGTACAAAACCCGCAGGCCGGAACCGATTACTGCGTGCGATTTGTCGCACCGGAATTCACATCCCTCTGCCCGATCACCGGCCAGCCGGATTTTGCCCATCTGGTGATCGATTATGTGCCCGGTGACTGGCTGGTCGAAAGCAAGTCGCTGAAGCTTTTCCTGACCTCATTCCGCAATCACGGTTCGTTCCACGAAGATTGCACGATCAAGGTCGGGAAGCGGATTGTCGAAACCCTTGATCCGAAATGGCTGCGTATCGGTGGATATTGGTATCCGCGCGGCGGCATTCCGATTGACGTGTTCTATCAGACCGGCCCGGCCCCCGAAGGTGTCTGGATCCCCGAACAGGGCGTAGCCCCTTATCGCGGGCGCGGCTAG